A window from Labrus mixtus chromosome 14, fLabMix1.1, whole genome shotgun sequence encodes these proteins:
- the sdf2 gene encoding stromal cell-derived factor 2: MGHFNCAGLTCSLSAFILLFSWIFGLSLGSELSFVTCGSVIKLLNIKHNVRLHSHDVRYGSGSGQQSVTGVTAVEDSNSYWSIRGTRDTWCHRGTPIQCGQEIRLTHVNTGRNLHSHFFASPLSSNQEVSAFGDEGEGDHLDEWTVQCGGSVWKREEAVRFRHKATDALLSVTGEQYGRPIHGQREVHAMASPSQHSLWKAMEGIFMKPSESPAGSRDYTHPHTEF; encoded by the exons ATGGGTCACTTTAACTGTGCTGGTCTTACCTGCTCTCTGTCAGCCTTTATACTTTTGTTTTCCTGGATATTTGGGCTGTCACTCGGTTCGGAACTCAGTTTTGTAACATGCGGATCAGTCATTAAACTATTAAATATTAAGCACAATGTGAGACTACACTCGCACGACGTACGCTACGGTTCCG GCAGCGGTCAGCAATCTGTAACCGGAGTGACTGCAGTGGAAGACAGTAACAGCTACTGGAGTATTCGAGGAACAAGGGACACCTGGTGCCATCGCGGTACCCCGATCCAGTGTGGGCAGGAGATCCGTCTAACTCATGTTAACACAGGCCGTAACCTTCACAGCCACTTCTTTGCCTCTCCACTGTCCTCTAACCAG GAAGTGAGTGCATTTGGTGACGAAGGGGAAGGAGACCACCTGGACGAGTGGACAGTTCAGTGCGGGGGATCCGTATGGAAGCGGGAGGAGGCTGTCCGTTTCCGTCACAAGGCCACGGACGCATTACTTTCAGTGACGGGGGAGCAGTACGGACGGCCGATCCACGGTCAGAGGGAAGTTCATGCCATGGCGAGCCCCAGCCAGCACAGCCTGTGGAAGGCCATGGAGGGCATCTTTATGAAGCCCAGTGAGAGCCCTGCAGGCAGCCGAGACTATACTCACCCTCACACAGAGTTCTGA